One region of Salvelinus sp. IW2-2015 linkage group LG6.1, ASM291031v2, whole genome shotgun sequence genomic DNA includes:
- the LOC111964863 gene encoding large ribosomal subunit protein bL17m isoform X2 yields the protein MRLNIQMLISHGRVARKMGLGPESRINMLRNILTGLVRHERIETTRGRADEVRFYAEKEKDLIPKLFKVLAPRFETQPKAYTRMARILNRENLDKAAMAVLEYKGNPFPPLQTAKRDNELTLINQLLKGYREERVQQAAAKVEA from the exons ATGCGCCTCAACATTCAGATGTTGATATCCCATGGCCGGGTGGCCCGTAAAATGGGTCTCGGTCCAGAGTCCCGAATAAACATGCTTCGGAACATTCTTACCGGCCTCGTTCGACACGAGAGGATAGAGACCACCCGAGGCAGAGCAGACGAAGTTCGATTCTATGCTGAAAAG GAAAAGGATTTGATCCCAAAGCTCTTCAAGGTCCTGGCTCCCAGGTTTGAGACCCAGCCCAAAGCCTACACCCGGATGGCCCGCATTCTCAACAGGGAGAACCTGGACAAGGCTGCTATGGCTGTGCTGGAGTATAAAGGCAACCCGTTCCCACCTCTCCAGACCGCCAAACGAGACAATGAACTCACGCTAATCAACCAGCTCCTCAAAGGCTACAGAGAAGAGCGGGTACAGCAGGCAGCAGCCAAGGTTGAGGCATGA
- the LOC111964863 gene encoding large ribosomal subunit protein bL17m isoform X1 has protein sequence MRLNIQMLISHGRVARKMGLGPESRINMLRNILTGLVRHERIETTRGRADEVRFYAEKLIDYAKKGDTDEKAMKMAHFWLTEKDLIPKLFKVLAPRFETQPKAYTRMARILNRENLDKAAMAVLEYKGNPFPPLQTAKRDNELTLINQLLKGYREERVQQAAAKVEA, from the exons ATGCGCCTCAACATTCAGATGTTGATATCCCATGGCCGGGTGGCCCGTAAAATGGGTCTCGGTCCAGAGTCCCGAATAAACATGCTTCGGAACATTCTTACCGGCCTCGTTCGACACGAGAGGATAGAGACCACCCGAGGCAGAGCAGACGAAGTTCGATTCTATGCTGAAAAG TTGATTGACTATGCCAAGAAGGGAGACACTGACGAGAAAGCGatgaaaatggcacatttctgGCTCACA GAAAAGGATTTGATCCCAAAGCTCTTCAAGGTCCTGGCTCCCAGGTTTGAGACCCAGCCCAAAGCCTACACCCGGATGGCCCGCATTCTCAACAGGGAGAACCTGGACAAGGCTGCTATGGCTGTGCTGGAGTATAAAGGCAACCCGTTCCCACCTCTCCAGACCGCCAAACGAGACAATGAACTCACGCTAATCAACCAGCTCCTCAAAGGCTACAGAGAAGAGCGGGTACAGCAGGCAGCAGCCAAGGTTGAGGCATGA